Within Bacillus sp. SM2101, the genomic segment ATGCAAATTATTCAAATACTGATATTATATATGGTTTGAATCAAATGGGTAGTGGCAAATATGGGGCAGGTATATTTAAATCAATTGATGGTGGCGAAAATTGGGATAAAATTGAGCCAGTTGGCTTACCAGATGACCTTCATAAAATTTACACATTAATCTCACTGCCGAATAATGATAGTGAACTACTGGCTGGAACACAGAATGGTGTCATGCGTTCTGAAGATAGTGGAGAGACATGGGAGTTATTAGATGGAAATCGCTTAATTACTGCAATTACAGTTATGCCAAATGAAAGCAAGGACTTAGTGAGCTACTCAATTACACAAGATGAAGCAGGTATTATGAAAAGTAGCGACAATGGGCAGACTTGGGATTACATTGGTCTAGACTTGGGAGAGGTCGCAGTCAATAATATATCTATAAATACAGATAATAATAACTTAATGTCAGTAACAACATTTAACAACTCTGTGTATGTGACTGAAGATGGTGGGGGAAATTGGAAGCAAACGATAGATGCTGGAACTATTAAATAACAGCTATAGAAGAGACTCGACATATTAGTTGGGTCTTTTCTATATTTAAGAAATGATGGGTATTACATATTTGAAATTAATAAAATGCTTTAAGAATCTGCAAAATTTTTCAATTAATTTCGAAGATAGTAATGATAAATAACATAAGCTTGTTGCATAAACTTTGTTGCTACTATTTTTTCACTATTAGCAACACAAACGTATTGAACATATGCAATTGAAAGTTATGAATGAAGTTCAATAAATCTGCAAAAATTCTTGCTAGTATAAGAGCAAACGAATGGAGTGAACTGATCATGATGGGATGGCTCGATAGCTGCTCTGGTTTTCAAGGAGGAAGTATGATGATGCTAGGGATGTTTATTTTTTGGGGAGGCTTACTTTTCTTGGGGTTTTATCTTCTGAAAAAATATCTGAATGGCAATAACCATTCATACCAACATCCGATAAATATTTTAAATGAAAGGTTTGCAAAGGGTGAAATTTCTGAAAAAGAATATGACCATTTAAAAGCAAAAATAAGAAGTAAATAACAAAAACTGCTTCTATCTTTTATAAGTAGTTGGGCTAAACAAGTTTAATTTTGACAACGGAGTATTGTGGAAAATCAATGGAAGATTAGTAGATAATGAACTTAACCAAAGGGGTGAAAGGTTTGGGGAAGTTTAGGTTATTGACACTTATAATTGGGGGAATTTCTTTCATATTAGTTGGGTGTCAACAAACAACTTCAAATGACAATTCAACATCTATAAATATATTAGATATACCAAAGGAAACTCCAAATGAAGAGGAGGTTGTTACATTTGATATTATTGCTCAATCAACTGTTTGGGAAATAAAAGGTACACGATTTGAAGCTTGGACTTATAATAACGAAATTCCTGGAGAGGAGATTCGTGTAACCGAGGGAGATTTCATACGTGTTAATTTAAAGAACAACCTTGATGAGCCAGTAACGATTCATTGGCACGGCATGGTTCTCCCTAACATGATGGACGGTGTAGCTGGTGTGACACAAAATGCAGTGCAGCCTGATGAGGAATATACCTATGAGTTTGAGGCAATAGAAGCAGGGACGTATTGGTATCATTCTCACCAAGATAGTGGTAATCAAGTAGATAGAGGTTTATATGGCGCGCTAATCGTTGAACCTATGGAGAAATCTTATGACCAAGATGTTGTACTAATGGTAGATGAATGGTCTATAGGTGAAAGTGGTGGAATGATGGACCATATGTCCGGTGGCACACCTGGAGAGATGGACTCACAGATGACCTATGGAACCTTTACTGTAAATGGTAAAAGTGCCCCAAATATCGACCCTATTGTTGCTAATTTTGGGGAAAGAGTAAGACTGCGTCTAGTGAATGCTGGATATCAAAAACACTATTTTTATTTACAAGGGAACTCTTATAATTTAGTTGCAAATGACGGTAAAGAAGTAATTGGGGCACCGCTAACTTCTGATGTAATTGAGATAGCTCCTGGTGAGCGGCTAGATATTGAGTTTAACGCTAATCAGAGTAATAATTGGTATATTTCTAGCGTGAACAATGTGGAAGGTGCCAACGATATAAGAATTCCTATCATCGTAAATCACGTTGAAAAGCAAGTGGAAGATATAGATCCTGTTGTAGAAGGAAAAAAGGAGTTATCACTTATTGATTTTACAAACATTGGTGAAATGGAGTCGATTATTAGCTCAGAAGCCGAGCCAGACCTGATATACGAAATGGATTTGAACGTTGGGATGGGTATGATGGCAGGTGGTATGACTTACAAGATTAATGGGAAAACATTTCCTAATACTGATCCTATTAAAGTTCAGAAAGGTGACGTAGTAAAAGTAACGATTATAAATAATAGTATGTTAGACCATCCGATGCATTTACACGGTCACTACTTTCAAGTGATAACGAGAAATGGAGAGAGGTTAAAAAATCCATTAGTAAAAGACTTAATTAATGTTAAACCACATGAACAATATGAGATATTATTTACTGCTGATAACCCAGGAGAATGGGTCTTTCATTGCCATGACCTTGTCCATGCTGGAAATGGGATGGTAACAGTTGTTAAATACAATGGATATTATTCACCATTTGAATTAGAAGGAGAGTACTTCAATAAACCCGAATAAGTTTATGTCATATAACGAGTTTCTTATTTTTCTATACTTTCTTTATAATTATGGCTCTTTTCATAAACTTTACTCATCAGTCATCGTTTTATAGAAGAATAGTTACCTAAAGCCTAGTTGTATACGTGTTTGTTATTTCGTACGAAAAACAACATTCTATACGAAAACAGTCATAATTATTGTATTTAGTGAGCATAAAAGTGTTAACTTGAAAATTAAAGGTGGTTTTGTTGTGTATGCTTTATTTAGTCAGATAAGTAACTTTTTTAGTCAGCCTTTTATGAATATTGCGTATAGCGTTGAAGGTATTCCGCTGGCATCTGCATTTGTTTTGGGCATTGTTGGTGCAATGGCACCTTGTCAATTTACAGGGAATATTGGTGCAATTACTCTTTACGGGAATCGGTCCATGCAAGAAAAACTTGCATGGAAAGAAGTGATCTATTTCATTATCGGGAAAATAACTGCATTTTCTTTACTAGGATTATTAGTATGGTTGCTAGGACGTGAGTTTCAGCAAAGTCTAACCTTATATTTTCCTTGGTTTAGGAAAGTAATTGGGCCAATTTTAATATTAATGGGTATTTATTTAATGGGGTTTTTCAAAATGACTTGGAATCTGCAGCTAATTAACATACCAGACAGTTATTTTAAAAAAAGTAAATTTGGCTCATTTCTAATGGGATTAAGCTTCTCCTTAGCATTCTGTCCAACGATGTTCATCTTATTTTTTGTTACATTAATGCCAATCGTTCTATCTACTTCTTATGGAGTTATTTTACCAACAATTTTTGCTTTAGGTACGTCTATCCCTGTTCTAATAGCGTTGTTTTTAATATGGTATTTTGGCTTGGGAGGTTCATTAATGAAAAAAGGTAGAAAACTAGGGAAACGAATTCAAATGATTGCTGGTATTATCATTATTATAATAGGTATCTTTGATACAATAACTTATTGGGCTTAAACTATAGTCATAGCAGCAACAGACTGCTATGACTATTTTATTTAGGACATTTTTTAGAGGAAGTTATGTCATATGGTCAAAGTAAAAGATAAATAAAATATTTAAGTTGACAATTACCATAGGGGGGTATAGTATAAAAGTAAGAAAACAACATAAGGTTATTAATTAAGAGTAAGGCTAAAGGCTATTCAAATTTTACTTCAACATAAATTCCAATTATGGAAAGGGCGGGTTATTGATGATGAAAGGTAAAAAGACTCATCAAAATGTGGGTAATCCTGAAAGACATACACATCAAGAACATGATGACCATAAACAACATGGACATGTAGGACATAATCACCTGGAACATAATAGTCATAATCACCGAGAACATAATAGTCATAATCATAACGAGCACGATGGTCATAATC encodes:
- a CDS encoding multicopper oxidase family protein; translated protein: MGKFRLLTLIIGGISFILVGCQQTTSNDNSTSINILDIPKETPNEEEVVTFDIIAQSTVWEIKGTRFEAWTYNNEIPGEEIRVTEGDFIRVNLKNNLDEPVTIHWHGMVLPNMMDGVAGVTQNAVQPDEEYTYEFEAIEAGTYWYHSHQDSGNQVDRGLYGALIVEPMEKSYDQDVVLMVDEWSIGESGGMMDHMSGGTPGEMDSQMTYGTFTVNGKSAPNIDPIVANFGERVRLRLVNAGYQKHYFYLQGNSYNLVANDGKEVIGAPLTSDVIEIAPGERLDIEFNANQSNNWYISSVNNVEGANDIRIPIIVNHVEKQVEDIDPVVEGKKELSLIDFTNIGEMESIISSEAEPDLIYEMDLNVGMGMMAGGMTYKINGKTFPNTDPIKVQKGDVVKVTIINNSMLDHPMHLHGHYFQVITRNGERLKNPLVKDLINVKPHEQYEILFTADNPGEWVFHCHDLVHAGNGMVTVVKYNGYYSPFELEGEYFNKPE
- a CDS encoding sulfite exporter TauE/SafE family protein, yielding MYALFSQISNFFSQPFMNIAYSVEGIPLASAFVLGIVGAMAPCQFTGNIGAITLYGNRSMQEKLAWKEVIYFIIGKITAFSLLGLLVWLLGREFQQSLTLYFPWFRKVIGPILILMGIYLMGFFKMTWNLQLINIPDSYFKKSKFGSFLMGLSFSLAFCPTMFILFFVTLMPIVLSTSYGVILPTIFALGTSIPVLIALFLIWYFGLGGSLMKKGRKLGKRIQMIAGIIIIIIGIFDTITYWA
- a CDS encoding F510_1955 family glycosylhydrolase: MKMLKTITPILLVGVVLVGCNSNEQTTEPTKIEGGKKIEHMHGLSYQDDTIFVATHEGMISTSDKGESWYTVSSHDNDFMGYHALSNGEMITSGHPGKSSNLPDPLGLLKSTDNGITWEEVSLQGKIDFHILDANYSNTDIIYGLNQMGSGKYGAGIFKSIDGGENWDKIEPVGLPDDLHKIYTLISLPNNDSELLAGTQNGVMRSEDSGETWELLDGNRLITAITVMPNESKDLVSYSITQDEAGIMKSSDNGQTWDYIGLDLGEVAVNNISINTDNNNLMSVTTFNNSVYVTEDGGGNWKQTIDAGTIK
- a CDS encoding SHOCT domain-containing protein — encoded protein: MKFNKSAKILASIRANEWSELIMMGWLDSCSGFQGGSMMMLGMFIFWGGLLFLGFYLLKKYLNGNNHSYQHPINILNERFAKGEISEKEYDHLKAKIRSK